AATGTGATCGAGCCACCGGGGCCGGGGCGCCTGCCGGCCCCGGCTCATATCCCGGGGCTCGTGGACCTGCCGCGCTGGGGTTTTACTTGGGGCCCGCGGCGTTGAAACCCGCGAATCCCGCGTTACAACGACTCTGACCCCATGAACCAAACCCGCCTCAGTACCCCACCGCCATCCCATCCTTGCGCGGATCACTCCCCGCCGCAAACCCCTTGGGCAATCGCACGATCGCCTGCGCGCCGCCAAAGGCTACCGTGGGCTGCTCGATCAGCACGTGCCCCATGGCGATGAGCGCATTGCGCACACCATCCCCGATCGGCACCTCGAGCGCCACACGCTGTTTGTCGTAGTGACGAAAACGCGGGGCATCGATCGCCGCCTGCACGTCCATGCCGAACACGAAGTAGTTGAGCAGGAACTGCACGTGCCCCTGTGCCTGCACGCCGCCACCCATCAGCCCGAAGCTCATGTACGCTTGTTCACGGCCGTTCACCGTTTGGGTCACGAAGCCGGGAATCAGCGTGTGAAACGGTCGCTTGCCCGGTGCCACCGTATTCGGCAGCCCCTCGGTGAGCGTGAAACTCGCGCCGCGGTTGTGCAGCGCGAAGCCCAAGCCCGGTACCACGACGCCCGAGCCGAAGTAGTCGTAAATCGAGTTGATGAACGACACCATATTCCCGTCGGCATCGGCCACCGTGAGATACACCGTCTCGCTTTTCGTGCGCAACGGACCCGGATCCACTCGCTCCTGCGCACGCAGCGGATTCAGATGACTGCGCCGTTCGGCGATGAACTCGTCGGTGAGCATCTCCGACGCCGGCATATCGAGATGATCAGCGTCGCCCACAAAACGATCGAGGTCGGCGTAGGCCAGCTTCTTCGCCTCGATGAGATGATGCAGATACGCCGGCGAGTTGTGCCCCATCGCTTTGAGGTCGTACGGTTCGAGAATGCGCAGCATTTCGAGTGCAGCGATCCCCTGGTTGCTCGGCGGCAACTCCCACACCCGATATCCCTTGAATGGCACCGAGATCGGCGTCACCCAGTTCGGCGCATTCTTCCGCAGATCGTCGATCGTGACGAAGCCGTCCAACGCCTTGATGCGCGATGCCATGCGCTTGCCGATCGCACCGCCGTAGAAGGTGCCGATGCCGCTATCGGCGATGGTCTTGAGGGTGCGCGCGTAGTCGGGATTGCGAAACCAATCACCGGCCTTCGGTGCCCGTCCGCCCGGCAGATAGGTGGCTGCGGCCGCCGAGTCTCGCTGCAGGAACGCGGTCTCGTTCGCCCACTGCGATGCGATGATCGGCGATACGGGAAAGCCATCGCGGGCATACGCGATAGCTGGCTGCAGCACCTGCGCGAGTGTTCGCCGCCCATGGGTGCGTAACAACTTGTCCCATCCGGCCAGTGCGCCCGGTACGGTCACCGACATCACGCCCTGCTGCGAGCCCACGCGAAAGCCACGCGCCTGGAGTGTAGCGCGCGTCATCAGTGATCCCGCCCGTCCGCTCGCGTTGAGTGCGACCAGTTTCTGCTCTTTGGCCAGCCACACCATGGCGAACATGTCGCCGCCGATGCCCGTCATGTGCGGTTCGGTCACGCTCAGCACGGCCGCCGCGGCGACCGCCGCGTCAATCGCGTTGCCACCGCGGCGCAGGATTTCGAGACCGGCCGCCGACGCCAAAGGTTGGCTGGTGGCCACGACGGCGCTGGGCGCATAGACGGTGGAACGGCCGGCCATGGTGCTGGGCCGCTGTGCCAACAGAGGCGACGCAACGACGGCGAGCGCACCGAGTGCGCCGACCCGCGCGAGAGAATGACGTGGTGACATGCAGGTTCCCCAAGAGTGAAACACGACTAAACGGACCAGACAAAGCTGCGGCGACCGGCACGCCTGCGCCATCATTGTCAGGTGGTGCCGCGCTCGCCGAACCAGTAGCACAGTCCATCGGGCGCAATGACGTAGCAGACCGTCCACGCCACACCGTCCCGTTGCTCGACACCGAAATCCGACGGAGACTTCGCGAGTCCGCGCGTTGCGAACTCGGCGAACAGCGCCGTCAGGCCGCGCACATGAAAGGCGCAGCCATCCTGCGTGGGATCACCGCCGTTTTCCTCAAGCCCGATCTGCACGTCGTCGCGCGCCAGCACCGCCCGGGTATGCGGGGCATCGTGGCGTGAGACCACGCGAAAGCCGAGCACTGTTTGGTAGAATGGGAGCGCGGCCGCGAGGTTCGGCACCGGAAGATGCATCGTGTCGTCGCGGTAGCCGAACGCTTTTTCGAGATACCCACTCATACTGACACCTCCGCGCGTCGCACGTCATAGCGCAGTTCCGCCATGCCGTCGCCGATCCGCTCCACCGAAGTCAGTCGTAGCGCAAGCGCTCCGTCGATACGACGCGGCAGCAGTGGCTTGCCGCGCCCCAAGGTGACCGATCCGATCTGCACAATGATCTCGTCGAGCAGCCCGGCGTCGTAGAACTGCCCGGCCAGATCGCCACCGCCTACGATCCAAAGGTTTTTGCCAGCGGCGGCCTGCGTCATCGCGGCGTGCACCGGACGCACGTCGCCGCGCACCACGTGGATCTCGGCCCGGTCGATCGGTTCGATCGCT
The window above is part of the Gemmatimonas sp. genome. Proteins encoded here:
- a CDS encoding VOC family protein, producing the protein MSGYLEKAFGYRDDTMHLPVPNLAAALPFYQTVLGFRVVSRHDAPHTRAVLARDDVQIGLEENGGDPTQDGCAFHVRGLTALFAEFATRGLAKSPSDFGVEQRDGVAWTVCYVIAPDGLCYWFGERGTT
- the ggt gene encoding gamma-glutamyltransferase; translation: MSPRHSLARVGALGALAVVASPLLAQRPSTMAGRSTVYAPSAVVATSQPLASAAGLEILRRGGNAIDAAVAAAAVLSVTEPHMTGIGGDMFAMVWLAKEQKLVALNASGRAGSLMTRATLQARGFRVGSQQGVMSVTVPGALAGWDKLLRTHGRRTLAQVLQPAIAYARDGFPVSPIIASQWANETAFLQRDSAAAATYLPGGRAPKAGDWFRNPDYARTLKTIADSGIGTFYGGAIGKRMASRIKALDGFVTIDDLRKNAPNWVTPISVPFKGYRVWELPPSNQGIAALEMLRILEPYDLKAMGHNSPAYLHHLIEAKKLAYADLDRFVGDADHLDMPASEMLTDEFIAERRSHLNPLRAQERVDPGPLRTKSETVYLTVADADGNMVSFINSIYDYFGSGVVVPGLGFALHNRGASFTLTEGLPNTVAPGKRPFHTLIPGFVTQTVNGREQAYMSFGLMGGGVQAQGHVQFLLNYFVFGMDVQAAIDAPRFRHYDKQRVALEVPIGDGVRNALIAMGHVLIEQPTVAFGGAQAIVRLPKGFAAGSDPRKDGMAVGY
- a CDS encoding dihydrofolate reductase family protein, which translates into the protein MPTQYYTASSLDGFIATEDDSIEWLFSLVDVNATSYPQFIADVGALAMGSATYEWMLKHVIKPTTGDGASWPYTQPTWVFSSRAIEPIDRAEIHVVRGDVRPVHAAMTQAAAGKNLWIVGGGDLAGQFYDAGLLDEIIVQIGSVTLGRGKPLLPRRIDGALALRLTSVERIGDGMAELRYDVRRAEVSV